The following proteins are encoded in a genomic region of Ostrea edulis chromosome 7, xbOstEdul1.1, whole genome shotgun sequence:
- the LOC125655288 gene encoding heat shock 70 kDa protein 12B-like codes for METISGKSEDVSLGSSGMKKTDEKLVVVAIDVGTAYSGYAFSFRSKPDEIYVNNWATHAGEGFTPKTPSSILLDSVYNFVAFGYEAETKFSSLVTTEESLKYYFIKNFNQKLLKHEGLKRHFLVKDVFKRFIPAHGLFIATICFLREHFLQNLKTRGLQFNEDDIHYILTIPAIWSDLAKQIMRESACLARIKSHNLELAYEPEVAALHCRNIPSENLCGSTKSLTEMFQPGKKFAVLDLGGGTTDMTVQQNTLDGKLKLVHKASGGPWGGNRVNEEFHNFIREVIGRKIFENFVKENITDFLFLNGQFETKKRQIDQKSNDDIFMQLPVTLSDTYREMFGKPLSQSIKNTMYSKDIDVAKGKIIITAAKLRSFFSKTIQGIIDHVEMILDKPECKDIKYILVVGGFSESPLVVEEIRSHFPLKTVINPIDSGLSVLKGAVHYGFDNGVIVARACPLTYGISLYDTFNKRMHDLSKTIVVGEERFVLGWFEKVFTINEVIDVGTKTSIKVYESYKGKPDNIRQMNKEIEIFSSSDQNPRYVTDTGCFRHGRIVVPPPDGGWPDEVKGRIEFEFGGTELIVRYVDQSRPTDYIVTGCVDFYTSENEFNLFDSSIRKTS; via the exons ATGGAGACGATTTCTG GCAAATCGGAGGATGTTTCACTTGGTTCAAGTGGTATGAAAAAGACTGACGAAAAATTGGTTGTGGTTGCAATAGATGTTGGAACAGCTTACTCCGGTTATGCTTTTTCTTTCCGAAGTAAACCCGATGAAATTTACGTGAACAACTGGGCAACACATGCTGGAGAAGGATTTACACCAAAAACACCATCTTCCATTCTTTTGGACTCTGTGTATAATTTTGTAGCTTTTGGATATGAAGCTGAAACCAAATTTTCCAGCCTTGTCACGACAGAAGAATCCTTGAAATATTACTTCATAAAAAACTTCAACCAAAAACTTTTGAAACACgaa ggaCTCAAAAGACATTTTCTTGTTAAAGACGTTTTCAAAAGGTTTATTCCAGCACATGGTCTTTTCATAGCTACAATCTGCTTCTTGAGGGAACATTTTCTGCAGAATTTGAAGACAAGAGGTCTTCAATTTAATGAAGATGACATCCACTATATTTTGACAATTCCTGCAATTTGGTCAGATTTGGCTAAGCAGATAATGAGAGAATCAGCATGCTTG GCTAGGATAAAATCTCACAATCTGGAATTGGCATATGAACCTGAGGTGGCAGCGCTACATTGCAGAAATATTCCCTCCGAAAATCTGTGTGGGTCAACAAAGTCCTTAACAGAGATGTTTCAGCCAGGGAAGAAATTTGCTGTTCTTGATTTAGGAG GTGGTACAACAGACATGACTGTTCAACAAAATACTTTAGATGGCAAGCTGAAACTTGTTCACAAGGCGTCAGGTGGTCCGTGGGGAGGCAACCGAGTCAATGAAGAGTTTCATAATTTTATCCGAGAGGTTATTGGCAGAAAGATTTTCGAAAACTTTGTGAAGGAAAACATTActgattttctttttctcaatgggcaatttgaaacaaaaaagCGACAAATTGACCAGAAATCAAATGATGATATATTCATGCAGCTTCCTGTCACATTGTCTGATACTTACAGGGAAATGTTTGGTAAACCTCTCTCGCAGAGTATCAAAAATACGATGTACAGTAAGGACATCGATGTAGCAAAGGGAAAGATTATCATAACAGCCGCGAAATTGCGGtccttcttctcaaaaacaattCAAGGAATCATCGATCATGTGGAAATGATTCTGGACAAACCAGAATGTAAAGACATTAAGTATATTCTCGTCGTCGGTGGCTTTTCAGAATCGCCCTTGGTTGTTGAAGAAATCCGCTCTCACTTTCCCCTTAAAACCGTCATAAATCCCATAGACTCTGGCTTATCTGTTTTGAAGGGTGCAGTGCATTACGGGTTTGACAATGGAGTCATTGTGGCAAGAGCTTGTCCCCTGACTTACGGGATATCGCTTTATGACACGTTTAACAAAAGAATGCACGACTTGTCTAAGACTATTGTAGTGGGGGAGGAAAGATTTGTTCTTGGCTGGTTTGAAAAAGTTTTCACGATAAACGAAGTTATTGATGTTGGAACTAAAACTTCGATTAAGGTATATGAGAGTTACAAAGGCAAACCTGATAACATTAGACAGATGAATAAAGAAATTGAGATTTTTTCCTCGTCTGATCAGAATCCTAGATATGTAACAGACACAGGCTGTTTTCGACATGGACGCATTGTGGTTCCTCCACCAGACGGAGGATGGCCGGATGAGGTGAAAGGCAGGATCGAATTTGAATTTGGAGGAACTGAACTAATAGTTCGCTATGTTGACCAATCAAGACCTACGGATTACATTGTTACCGGCTGTGTAGATTTTTATACCAGCGAAAATGAATTCAATCTATTTGACTCCTCCATTCGAAAAACTTcataa